The following coding sequences are from one Paenibacillus tundrae window:
- a CDS encoding ABC transporter ATP-binding protein, producing the protein MVKTAIIRAQNLCKTYNTGSEQYHAIRNVDLDIYEGDFTVIMGNSGSGKSTLLYLLSGLDQVTAGEVYFRDQRIDAYTEREMSEFRTRRIGYIYQSINLVPDLSIQQNIALPGYIAGSKRSEVAARASQLMTAMDINEQHHRLPSETSGGQQQRAAIARALINSPDMLFADEPTGSLNYEHGQAVLDILTNINRKGQSVVMVTHDIKAACRADRLIFIRDGKVAGILEFSKYDEEQIHDRESMIFSFVSRKE; encoded by the coding sequence TTGGTCAAAACAGCCATTATACGCGCTCAAAACTTATGCAAAACCTACAATACAGGTAGCGAGCAGTATCATGCTATCCGTAATGTCGATCTGGATATATACGAAGGTGATTTTACCGTAATTATGGGCAACTCGGGCTCAGGCAAGTCTACCCTGTTGTACCTGCTAAGCGGCTTGGATCAAGTAACAGCAGGTGAAGTGTATTTTCGAGATCAACGCATTGACGCTTACACCGAACGGGAAATGTCTGAATTCCGCACCCGCCGAATCGGTTATATCTATCAAAGTATCAACCTTGTCCCAGACCTCTCGATTCAACAAAATATCGCATTGCCTGGTTACATTGCCGGTTCCAAGAGAAGTGAGGTCGCTGCCAGAGCAAGTCAATTGATGACAGCGATGGATATCAATGAACAGCATCATCGCCTTCCCTCTGAAACGTCAGGTGGACAACAACAACGAGCTGCCATTGCACGTGCACTAATTAACTCACCTGATATGTTATTTGCTGATGAACCTACGGGTAGTCTGAACTATGAGCACGGCCAGGCTGTCCTTGATATCTTGACCAATATCAACCGCAAGGGACAATCGGTCGTTATGGTCACTCATGATATCAAGGCTGCATGTCGTGCAGACCGCCTTATTTTCATCCGAGATGGTAAGGTAGCAGGTATTCTCGAGTTCAGCAAATATGACGAAGAGCAGATCCACGATCGTGAATCAATGATCTTCAGTTTTGTGTCGAGGAAGGAATAG
- a CDS encoding sensor histidine kinase, with protein sequence MSLHMWSKRWLRISFILLMILITCSLLLFVNLLMDRQNNNSNLSINQVRLAVNPLLLELEQKQQQLTDPTTRDQLRSIVQENGVELTYVGLDGGVVISSTPSLEGTQLNLQSVLHYDLNQAAQVMDDKQSLNIAFPVIDGTNGSQIGNAIFTVPLSMVVVEQPLTSAFWVMITLAVVSLVLGTCLIAMKRKVNKRLLSPISQLKGHAESILKGKYDQPIQYSRVDEMGELYAMLDLMRAEIMHLNAERIRQERAQKELITNISHDLKTPITTVKAYIEAILEGLCTDEQTLMEYMEVMRTHTDKTARLVEDLLVHALQELGQISVEPREVYSLATFQHMLQPIAHMVEMRGLNYEAPLSIPNVLMQIDSTRMEQVLSNIVFNALKHTAPGDTIRIVTELDAGQFKLTIADTGQGIRAQDMPFIFERYFKGAASPSNSYVQEGTGLGLSICKSIVEAHGGQITFSSKEGQGTIFQIHLPIC encoded by the coding sequence ATGTCACTGCATATGTGGTCTAAACGTTGGCTGCGTATATCCTTCATTCTGCTAATGATATTGATCACATGCAGTCTATTGCTTTTCGTGAATCTGCTTATGGACAGACAAAATAACAACTCCAATCTATCCATTAATCAGGTGCGGCTTGCAGTTAATCCACTTCTTCTTGAACTTGAACAAAAACAGCAGCAGTTAACGGATCCGACAACTCGGGATCAATTGCGATCTATCGTGCAAGAGAACGGGGTTGAGCTGACCTATGTTGGATTAGATGGCGGCGTGGTCATATCTTCTACCCCTTCCTTGGAGGGCACGCAGCTGAATCTGCAATCTGTACTGCATTATGATCTGAATCAGGCGGCACAGGTTATGGATGATAAGCAGTCGCTCAACATTGCCTTTCCTGTTATCGATGGAACTAATGGAAGTCAGATTGGCAATGCCATTTTTACAGTTCCCCTATCTATGGTTGTTGTTGAGCAGCCGCTCACCTCCGCCTTCTGGGTCATGATCACGTTAGCCGTTGTCTCCCTCGTGTTAGGCACTTGTCTGATCGCGATGAAACGAAAGGTCAATAAGCGGCTGCTCTCTCCGATTAGCCAGTTGAAAGGACACGCCGAGTCCATTCTCAAAGGGAAGTACGATCAGCCTATTCAATACTCCCGAGTAGATGAAATGGGCGAATTATACGCTATGCTTGATCTGATGCGCGCGGAGATCATGCATCTGAATGCAGAGCGTATACGTCAGGAACGAGCACAGAAAGAACTAATCACGAATATATCGCACGATCTCAAAACACCCATTACAACCGTTAAAGCATACATAGAGGCTATTCTGGAAGGTTTATGTACCGATGAACAAACGTTGATGGAGTATATGGAGGTCATGCGAACCCATACAGATAAAACAGCTAGATTGGTTGAGGATCTGCTCGTACACGCTTTGCAGGAGCTAGGTCAGATCTCTGTCGAACCTCGCGAAGTGTACAGCCTTGCCACCTTTCAACATATGTTACAGCCTATTGCACACATGGTTGAGATGAGAGGTCTGAATTACGAAGCACCGCTATCGATCCCTAATGTACTTATGCAGATTGATTCGACGAGAATGGAGCAGGTGCTATCCAACATCGTATTCAATGCCCTTAAACATACCGCTCCTGGAGATACGATTCGGATTGTGACCGAGCTAGATGCTGGACAATTTAAACTGACTATTGCAGATACGGGGCAAGGTATTCGTGCGCAGGATATGCCTTTTATATTCGAACGATATTTTAAGGGCGCAGCTTCTCCTTCTAACTCGTATGTACAGGAGGGAACAGGTCTAGGTCTATCCATTTGCAAAAGTATTGTTGAAGCACATGGAGGTCAGATCACCTTCTCGAGCAAAGAAGGACAAGGTACGATTTTTCAAATTCATCTGCCCATCTGTTAG
- a CDS encoding GerAB/ArcD/ProY family transporter, with the protein MNEDSPLGKITTTQAVVIIVNYMLGAGILTLPRTTSKAVGTPDVWISIILAGLIVTGIGIILVTLCRRFPGKTVFQFTREITGNWIAYILGCAMILYFTIIAAFEIRVMADVTGMYLLERTPTWAIVMVFMWVGIYLISGGLVVIVRVFEIILPITLLIFVIEILLSNQLFEIGNLRPVLGDGIMPVLKGLKPSLLSYTGYEVMFVITAYMQNPKKSNKAMTWGLMISTIVYLITVVMVVGSLSLDGIKTRTWPTLDLVRSFEIQGLIFERFESLLLVIWIMQIFSTTVITHYCASVGIRDLFRAKKMQVIMYALLPVIYITALMPKNVDQTFALGDMLGNVSVYLFAVLPLVLLVLSLIRKKGGKHA; encoded by the coding sequence TTGAATGAAGATAGCCCTTTAGGCAAAATTACGACGACTCAGGCCGTTGTAATTATCGTCAATTACATGCTGGGTGCTGGGATCTTGACGTTACCTCGAACGACGAGTAAAGCTGTTGGAACACCAGATGTCTGGATTTCCATTATTTTGGCTGGGTTGATCGTTACGGGCATTGGCATTATCCTGGTCACTTTGTGCCGCCGCTTTCCAGGGAAGACCGTCTTCCAGTTCACTCGCGAGATCACGGGGAACTGGATAGCTTACATATTGGGATGTGCCATGATTCTGTATTTCACGATTATTGCTGCATTCGAGATTAGAGTTATGGCGGATGTAACGGGAATGTATCTGCTTGAACGTACACCCACGTGGGCGATCGTAATGGTATTTATGTGGGTAGGTATCTATCTGATCTCTGGTGGTCTTGTCGTTATTGTGCGTGTATTTGAAATTATTTTGCCAATCACACTGCTAATATTTGTGATAGAAATTTTGCTTAGTAATCAATTATTTGAGATTGGCAACCTGCGACCCGTACTTGGAGACGGAATTATGCCCGTTCTTAAAGGATTGAAACCCTCCTTATTATCATATACAGGTTACGAGGTGATGTTTGTCATAACTGCTTATATGCAAAATCCGAAAAAAAGCAATAAGGCGATGACATGGGGATTGATGATTTCCACCATCGTATATTTGATTACCGTTGTTATGGTTGTAGGTAGTCTGTCTCTGGATGGTATCAAAACGAGAACATGGCCAACGCTCGATTTGGTGAGAAGCTTCGAGATTCAAGGACTAATATTTGAGCGTTTCGAATCCTTATTGCTCGTAATTTGGATTATGCAGATCTTCTCGACAACAGTTATCACCCATTACTGCGCTTCAGTGGGGATACGTGATTTATTTCGTGCGAAAAAGATGCAAGTCATTATGTATGCACTGCTTCCGGTTATCTATATCACTGCATTGATGCCCAAAAATGTGGATCAGACCTTTGCACTAGGAGATATGCTGGGCAATGTATCCGTATACTTGTTTGCTGTACTACCTTTGGTGTTGCTGGTGTTAAGTCTTATTCGCAAAAAAGGAGGCAAACATGCATGA
- a CDS encoding response regulator transcription factor, producing MESKRKVLIIEDEQDISRILRDYLIKNNYEAAIANNGQDGLHIMDMLQPDYIILDIMLPDLDGIEVCREIRRRNHIPILILSARGSDTDKVLGLGFGADDYMTKPFSLSELLARINAHFRRYDRLTTERASTDLLRLSNLVIDKKGYKVTMDDQEVSLSAKEFELLYYLASNKNQVFSKTQLLDAIWGYAAYGDENTVTVYIRRLREKIEADPSEPRLLKTVWGVGYKFNHE from the coding sequence ATGGAATCCAAACGCAAAGTTCTCATTATTGAAGATGAACAGGATATTTCACGCATTCTACGAGACTATCTGATCAAGAACAACTACGAAGCTGCGATTGCCAATAACGGTCAAGATGGCTTGCACATCATGGATATGCTGCAGCCAGACTACATCATTCTGGACATTATGCTCCCAGATCTGGACGGCATCGAGGTCTGCCGTGAGATTCGGCGCCGTAACCATATTCCGATATTAATATTGAGCGCGAGGGGCAGCGATACGGATAAGGTGCTGGGGTTAGGCTTTGGCGCTGATGATTACATGACCAAACCTTTCTCGCTCAGTGAGTTACTGGCTCGGATCAACGCACACTTCCGCAGATATGATCGTCTGACAACGGAACGTGCCTCTACCGATCTGTTGAGACTGTCTAACCTCGTCATAGATAAGAAGGGCTACAAGGTAACGATGGATGATCAAGAGGTCTCCCTCTCTGCCAAAGAATTTGAGTTACTTTACTATCTAGCGAGCAACAAAAATCAGGTTTTCTCGAAGACACAGCTTCTGGATGCGATCTGGGGTTACGCTGCTTATGGAGACGAGAATACCGTTACCGTGTATATCCGCAGATTAAGAGAAAAAATTGAAGCTGACCCTTCCGAGCCTCGTCTTCTGAAAACCGTTTGGGGTGTCGGCTACAAGTTCAACCATGAATAA
- a CDS encoding spore germination protein: MWSTIVSYVPEWSVWMQAFLVIIIPIGITLTTRWINASIKRGSFTRSNKPSVSPKDISPAAAGVGSGTETGHYANIKITGNYHTDLISIKETFGKNADVHLREFMIRGTNTRAAVMFTEGLVDVNLMDEYLIKSLMFEGVPEQTQGEFVQQNNADFLASYLKEQLLPVSQVQETSSLQELSVGVLLGKNALLVDGLPGAMLIGTAKGKTRGVDEPLSEGLLRGPRIGFTEELSDNTGILRRHGSNQSLFIQKFEVGTRVKKDLAIAYIQDIADPKLVAEVQKRIQEMDMDDMLESGYVEQLIEDSTLSPFQQILNTERPDRVMGALLEGRVAILLDGTPFVLVVPVTFSMLLQSPEDYYERWIPGTFLRMLRFMSAMLALLAPALYISFISFHPGLIPTKLVLTIIETRTGVPFPSLIEVLIMELSIEILREAGIRLPKPIGPAMGIVGGLIIGQAAVQAGIISQFLVIVVAVTAISSFTIPVYSAGLTLRILRFAAMFSAAVLGLFGVVMFFLLVCTHLSRLSSFGVPYVAPAVPYHLGEWKDFFIRAPLNMMRKRPIMTNPTDEDRKK, from the coding sequence ATGTGGTCTACCATTGTTTCCTATGTGCCCGAATGGTCAGTATGGATGCAGGCCTTCTTGGTCATTATCATTCCCATTGGCATTACCCTGACTACACGGTGGATCAATGCTTCGATCAAGCGTGGTAGCTTCACTCGTTCCAATAAACCGTCAGTATCCCCAAAGGATATCTCACCGGCCGCCGCAGGAGTAGGGAGCGGAACGGAGACAGGGCACTATGCCAATATTAAAATAACCGGTAATTACCATACGGATCTAATTAGTATTAAGGAAACTTTTGGTAAAAATGCAGATGTGCATCTTCGAGAGTTTATGATTAGAGGTACCAATACACGGGCTGCCGTTATGTTTACCGAAGGCCTGGTAGATGTGAATTTAATGGATGAATACCTTATTAAATCATTAATGTTCGAAGGTGTGCCTGAGCAGACTCAGGGGGAGTTTGTGCAACAAAATAACGCTGACTTCCTGGCGTCGTATTTGAAAGAGCAACTGCTTCCTGTAAGCCAAGTACAGGAGACGTCATCACTTCAGGAACTATCTGTTGGTGTACTGCTAGGCAAAAATGCATTGTTGGTGGATGGACTCCCTGGAGCGATGTTAATCGGAACGGCTAAGGGGAAAACGCGTGGTGTAGATGAGCCTCTATCCGAAGGTTTACTTCGCGGTCCACGTATCGGCTTTACAGAGGAGTTAAGCGATAATACAGGGATTTTGCGTCGCCATGGCAGTAATCAGAGTTTATTTATTCAAAAATTTGAAGTAGGCACACGTGTCAAAAAAGATCTAGCGATTGCTTATATTCAGGATATTGCTGATCCTAAGCTTGTAGCTGAAGTACAGAAGCGAATTCAAGAGATGGATATGGATGATATGCTCGAATCGGGTTATGTGGAACAACTTATTGAAGATAGTACGCTTAGTCCTTTTCAACAGATTCTGAATACAGAAAGACCTGACCGGGTGATGGGTGCTTTGCTTGAGGGTCGGGTAGCTATTTTGCTGGACGGTACACCCTTTGTACTCGTTGTACCTGTAACCTTTAGCATGCTGCTGCAATCGCCTGAGGATTATTACGAGCGCTGGATTCCGGGCACTTTTCTAAGAATGCTGCGTTTTATGTCCGCTATGCTAGCTTTGCTTGCTCCTGCTCTCTACATCTCTTTTATTTCATTCCATCCCGGGCTTATTCCAACCAAACTGGTATTGACGATAATTGAGACACGAACAGGAGTGCCGTTCCCTTCCCTGATTGAAGTATTAATCATGGAACTCTCTATTGAGATTCTAAGGGAAGCTGGAATTCGTCTGCCTAAACCGATTGGACCTGCGATGGGGATCGTAGGGGGTCTAATCATTGGTCAAGCTGCCGTACAGGCGGGAATTATAAGTCAGTTCCTTGTTATTGTCGTGGCGGTAACAGCGATATCTTCCTTTACGATTCCTGTGTACAGCGCAGGTTTAACATTACGGATTCTAAGGTTTGCGGCGATGTTTAGCGCAGCTGTACTTGGATTATTCGGAGTGGTTATGTTCTTTTTGCTCGTGTGTACACATCTGTCACGGCTTTCAAGCTTCGGCGTACCTTATGTTGCGCCAGCGGTTCCGTATCACCTGGGTGAATGGAAGGATTTCTTCATCCGTGCTCCGCTTAATATGATGCGTAAACGTCCCATTATGACTAATCCAACAGATGAGGATCGTAAAAAATAA
- a CDS encoding Ger(x)C family spore germination protein — translation MRQFRMLVRTITSLCILLLISGCWSSREIEELSLYVGLGIDVAKETEFEKNVAAQGGDYAKQKVVTATVQIAPGYASGQKSGQSGSPSAGKTSYSNEQLTGDSMLQIFRQFALRRDRPLIGHHLKVIVISKDIAKTYGLDQLLDFVLRDNDIRPNCLVLISHRRAVDVLSSDDPSRIPAFYLTGISNNSYLSNKIMEPVPLTKLDAQMQSGSSFLLQNVLSFKGEDKFSGASIFKGETTKFIGELNQTDLEGLSWLMAKERGGVIKTYNKQGFTVLYEIKKKKTKITPKVVGNNISFDVKAESEGWLMEDWRAPEEEEKGAYLRELEKNFTDMAEQQIDQVLHKLQHTYKVDVADFRDSLRIKYPKVWKKVKDDWDEVFSTVPITYKVKINITSPGSSTE, via the coding sequence ATGAGGCAATTTCGTATGCTTGTACGTACAATCACTAGCTTATGCATTCTGTTACTGATATCCGGTTGCTGGAGCAGTAGAGAGATTGAGGAGCTAAGTCTATATGTAGGGTTAGGTATTGATGTCGCCAAAGAGACAGAGTTTGAGAAGAACGTCGCAGCTCAAGGGGGAGATTATGCGAAGCAGAAAGTGGTGACTGCAACGGTTCAGATCGCCCCAGGGTATGCGAGTGGTCAAAAAAGTGGACAATCCGGCTCACCCTCTGCTGGTAAGACTTCTTATTCTAATGAGCAGCTCACCGGGGATTCTATGCTGCAGATCTTTCGTCAGTTTGCATTACGTCGGGATCGTCCACTTATTGGGCATCATCTGAAGGTCATCGTGATATCGAAGGATATCGCCAAAACGTATGGTCTGGATCAACTGCTCGATTTTGTACTTCGAGATAATGATATTCGTCCAAACTGTCTTGTATTGATCAGCCATCGGCGTGCTGTGGATGTACTTTCTTCAGATGATCCTTCCCGTATCCCGGCTTTTTACCTCACAGGGATCAGCAATAACTCGTATTTGTCCAATAAAATTATGGAGCCTGTTCCGTTAACCAAGTTAGATGCTCAGATGCAATCGGGCTCTAGCTTTCTGTTACAGAATGTACTTAGTTTTAAAGGCGAGGACAAATTCTCTGGGGCTAGCATTTTTAAAGGAGAAACCACTAAATTCATTGGTGAGCTGAATCAAACCGATCTGGAAGGATTATCTTGGCTAATGGCCAAAGAACGTGGTGGTGTCATTAAGACATATAACAAACAAGGCTTCACTGTGTTATATGAAATCAAGAAGAAAAAAACCAAAATCACACCTAAAGTGGTGGGTAACAATATCTCATTTGATGTGAAGGCAGAATCTGAAGGTTGGCTGATGGAGGATTGGCGTGCACCCGAAGAAGAAGAGAAGGGAGCCTACCTCAGAGAATTAGAAAAGAATTTTACGGATATGGCGGAACAACAAATTGATCAGGTGCTCCATAAACTTCAACATACCTACAAAGTAGACGTTGCTGATTTTCGGGATAGCTTACGGATTAAATATCCGAAAGTGTGGAAAAAGGTCAAGGATGACTGGGATGAAGTCTTCAGCACCGTGCCAATTACGTATAAGGTGAAGATTAATATTACGAGTCCAGGTTCTTCCACAGAGTAG
- a CDS encoding methyl-accepting chemotaxis protein, whose translation MSIVDVMKKDVVTDELVIKAMEKSLAIIRFDMKRKVTYVNDVFATTMGYQKEEMYGMQHEQLCFGSFVNSVEYEAFWGSIFSGVSFQNKVERKDANGNSVWLEATYMPVYDENNQKILGVSKIATNITNRQNNISTVVHELKTMSHELSEQADGGIGRSQELMSSISYISEVSAHNRTTLTHLQEQAGSIQGVVQTIREIASQTQLLALNAAIEAAHAGEYGRGFDIVAKEVKKLSGIVENSINEIRDSVTGITKEIGNIAGGTQKVEDYVEQSKERIEIALNDFTSIAASAQLLDAKAQQVTKIV comes from the coding sequence GTGTCTATAGTTGATGTGATGAAAAAAGATGTTGTGACGGATGAGTTGGTGATCAAAGCGATGGAGAAGAGTTTGGCGATTATTCGATTCGATATGAAACGCAAGGTTACGTATGTGAATGATGTATTTGCCACAACGATGGGCTATCAAAAAGAAGAGATGTACGGCATGCAACATGAACAACTTTGCTTTGGAAGCTTTGTAAACAGTGTGGAATACGAAGCCTTCTGGGGTAGTATTTTCAGTGGGGTGAGCTTTCAGAATAAGGTAGAACGTAAGGATGCAAATGGCAACTCCGTGTGGCTTGAGGCTACGTATATGCCTGTTTATGATGAGAATAATCAGAAAATACTCGGTGTATCCAAAATAGCGACCAATATCACTAATCGCCAGAACAATATATCAACAGTGGTTCATGAATTGAAAACGATGTCACATGAGCTGAGCGAGCAGGCAGATGGGGGCATCGGACGTAGTCAGGAGTTAATGTCCAGTATTTCATATATTTCAGAGGTGTCCGCTCATAACCGCACGACATTGACTCATTTGCAGGAACAGGCGGGATCGATTCAAGGGGTGGTACAGACCATCCGTGAAATTGCCTCGCAAACACAATTACTCGCCTTGAATGCAGCGATCGAGGCTGCACACGCCGGGGAGTATGGTAGAGGGTTCGATATCGTTGCCAAAGAAGTGAAGAAGCTATCGGGGATTGTAGAGAACTCAATTAATGAGATTCGTGATAGCGTTACCGGCATTACCAAAGAGATCGGAAATATTGCGGGCGGAACGCAGAAGGTTGAAGATTACGTGGAGCAGAGTAAGGAGCGGATTGAGATCGCTTTGAATGACTTCACGTCGATTGCTGCATCTGCTCAATTACTCGATGCCAAGGCGCAGCAAGTAACCAAAATCGTGTGA
- a CDS encoding ABC transporter permease, translated as MAIMWRLSLSYLRKNKTQNGFSTLLILLSTLLVATAVIILANTGNLFKEMHDRAHGSHQILSFEKDLNDPQAVYGWWQAQEHVDVSPLLQYRTLSGITFDGLDIPNLYLYMIDTPAPPWDVDKLIFASGLQPTLPEQGSVWIPTSMANSYHIAIGDTISFRAGSTNLNLTVSDIVVDVPYGAPFTNTARIWMNPTDYQHDVQALAGNDNYMFGIHFDDYSTNSRYWEKYNLEHDVPFLETKMEFESISSFYLIINQIIGFIMIFLGVVMLVIALVTIGFTISDAILANYKTIGILKSLGLTSRKMIGTYVIQYAILSLVAILPGLMLSVWISKPLMSISVSSLSVGGGDIPMQGIGAALLVGAFLFAMVILFVMLYANKARHIEPVQAIRYGMSEADHIRIAQRMNTPFFRAIVFSRYPVSVVIGFRNLMKNIRSSALILLLTMMASAVLVLGYVVVTSVSGIYQTAAKWGYDNANIAAVVVNKSHFSLDKLEQVLEQDTRIQNVGWQGNTSGVIRPDTSINPQSQSTSLFLSVLDGSYDQLGFENLRGSNPRLENEISIGVNIAKMYHKDLGDLIELYIEGQKRTFVITGVYQAIANMSVSGRITMDAMHSVNSSYNDVDVVFINVNDPAQIEPVVQALNEQFKDSTSVVTQKTLLDSVYAEAANILVYPMTLIGLLFILVTFIIIFSTCRISIRKESRTYGIYKSIGLTSSQIRLSIAMGIVILSSIGALLGIIIGIYVLPVLLELVLSGYGIVELPLILNWAGILLFACLTILAAAYGSWVSSRVIRNSSPRSLVIE; from the coding sequence ATGGCAATCATGTGGCGATTGAGTCTTTCTTACCTCCGGAAAAACAAAACGCAAAATGGATTTAGCACGCTCCTCATTCTCTTATCCACACTACTTGTAGCAACAGCCGTCATTATTCTAGCGAATACTGGCAATTTATTTAAGGAAATGCATGATCGTGCCCATGGATCTCATCAGATTCTCTCCTTTGAGAAAGACCTGAATGATCCTCAGGCTGTATATGGTTGGTGGCAGGCACAAGAACACGTTGATGTCTCTCCGTTACTACAGTACCGGACACTGTCAGGAATTACGTTCGACGGCTTGGATATCCCGAATCTCTATCTATACATGATAGATACGCCTGCTCCCCCATGGGATGTGGATAAGCTCATTTTTGCCAGCGGATTGCAACCGACTTTGCCTGAACAAGGTTCGGTCTGGATCCCTACCTCCATGGCTAACTCATACCATATCGCAATTGGCGATACGATAAGCTTCAGAGCAGGTTCCACTAACCTCAATCTGACGGTTTCCGATATTGTCGTAGATGTTCCTTACGGTGCCCCATTCACCAATACTGCACGGATCTGGATGAATCCAACGGATTATCAACATGATGTTCAGGCACTCGCAGGAAATGACAATTATATGTTCGGCATTCATTTTGACGATTACAGTACGAATTCACGTTATTGGGAGAAGTATAACCTTGAGCATGATGTCCCTTTTCTGGAGACCAAGATGGAGTTTGAGAGTATATCCTCCTTCTATCTGATTATTAATCAGATTATCGGGTTCATTATGATCTTCCTCGGCGTAGTTATGCTAGTCATCGCTCTCGTTACGATTGGGTTCACAATTTCCGATGCAATCTTGGCTAACTATAAAACAATCGGGATCCTCAAATCGCTAGGCTTGACTTCCCGTAAGATGATTGGCACGTATGTCATACAATACGCCATATTATCTCTAGTCGCCATTCTTCCTGGGCTTATGCTAAGTGTGTGGATATCCAAACCGTTAATGAGCATCTCAGTGTCCTCACTCAGCGTTGGTGGTGGCGATATTCCAATGCAGGGAATTGGTGCAGCACTGCTTGTGGGTGCATTTCTCTTCGCTATGGTCATCTTGTTCGTTATGCTCTATGCCAACAAAGCACGACATATTGAACCTGTGCAGGCCATTCGTTATGGGATGTCCGAAGCTGACCATATTCGCATTGCTCAACGGATGAATACACCGTTCTTCCGTGCGATTGTGTTCTCGCGATATCCGGTTTCTGTCGTCATTGGCTTTCGTAATCTGATGAAGAACATCCGTAGCTCTGCTCTTATACTACTACTCACGATGATGGCATCAGCTGTACTCGTTCTTGGTTATGTCGTTGTGACGAGTGTCAGTGGAATATACCAGACAGCCGCTAAATGGGGGTATGATAATGCCAACATCGCAGCCGTAGTGGTGAATAAGAGTCATTTTTCCCTAGATAAGCTAGAGCAAGTATTAGAACAAGATACCCGCATCCAGAATGTAGGCTGGCAAGGGAATACGTCCGGGGTCATCCGCCCTGACACTTCGATCAATCCGCAGAGTCAATCCACGAGTCTGTTTCTAAGTGTGCTGGATGGGAGCTATGATCAGCTTGGGTTTGAGAATCTAAGAGGATCTAATCCTCGGCTGGAGAATGAAATTTCGATCGGTGTAAATATAGCCAAAATGTATCATAAGGATCTTGGTGATCTCATTGAACTCTACATTGAAGGACAAAAGCGTACTTTCGTGATCACGGGTGTCTATCAAGCCATCGCCAACATGTCCGTCTCCGGACGAATCACCATGGATGCAATGCATAGCGTGAATTCCAGTTACAATGATGTGGATGTTGTTTTTATCAATGTGAATGATCCGGCTCAAATAGAACCTGTTGTCCAGGCGTTGAATGAGCAATTCAAGGATTCTACTTCTGTTGTGACCCAGAAAACGCTGCTTGATTCCGTATATGCTGAGGCAGCAAACATTCTGGTCTATCCGATGACTCTAATCGGGCTACTGTTTATTCTAGTTACATTTATCATTATCTTTAGCACCTGCAGGATCAGCATTCGCAAAGAAAGCAGAACCTATGGCATATATAAATCCATTGGTTTAACATCAAGCCAAATTCGATTGTCGATTGCCATGGGCATTGTAATCTTGTCCTCCATCGGCGCCTTATTGGGCATTATCATAGGCATATATGTCCTACCTGTTCTTCTAGAGCTTGTCCTTTCTGGATACGGGATCGTAGAGCTTCCCCTTATTTTGAACTGGGCTGGAATCCTATTATTCGCCTGCCTTACCATACTTGCCGCAGCATATGGTTCATGGGTTTCTTCACGAGTTATCCGTAATTCCTCTCCCCGCAGTCTAGTTATTGAATAA